One Clarias gariepinus isolate MV-2021 ecotype Netherlands chromosome 5, CGAR_prim_01v2, whole genome shotgun sequence genomic region harbors:
- the usp37 gene encoding ubiquitin carboxyl-terminal hydrolase 37 isoform X1: protein MAVALPKLSSGGAVRIRFTSLDVGTTKWREGVFEVHERDNKSNLVLKFNSGGAPKYFQLNHNVKNVVLGPIHSQNRLSLTLKDSSVVILEKLPTTVAKKLKEYLEVIKQGKQTAFKTNQGSASFGLVLGNRTTQNDPGLSSSEKQMTPRRSSLDNREESTPRKPLGSPSRVTSTPVRSGLSENRSEKRKRLMNSDTDLVEDYPKENDSSSNNKAISDASRKFLLSCKDKLKQSEENRNSAPLGSAPLQPSSFYGSRTGTKDYTQTHSLLDRPASTNQSPAAKRSLVLPNHSTPFKKVRSSLDYGGWNKLRPSALSQPQPPLQGFSNLGNTCYMNAILQSLFSLPSFSNDLLKQGIQWKRVPMNALLRRFAHLLLKKDISSPEVKKDLLRRVKNAISSTAERFSGYMQNDAHEFLSQCLDQLKEDVEKINKSWRSDSSAWDEPQSTRLAEEMDTSRIYTCPVTVNMEFEVQHTITCKSCGEVITKREQFNDLSIDLPRKKKTLPLRSIQDSLDLFFRMEEIEYSCEKCNGKSASVTHKFSRLPRVLILHLKRYSYNTQLSLNSKLGQQVLIPKYLTLLSHCTENTRPPLNLGWRVQTALSRTLKTSQSVNNPMLRKGSVKYDNTGSIICDSDSEEESARKVSRKHRLSECFTDDDRTEEVAKCVQQSSQMDQSEFTGMNDDEMLAAVLEMSRHDAGPNIDEPTSSPDTGFGDTDAQELTQHLDLLEGDKASGDMLGSLDLTMDDNKENQTPDGGQVELDWAQQYSLDQEREEQELQQALAQSLQEHEAREMREDDELKRATELSLQEFNSSLPDLLCSDDDSGNEDALEMEYSEAEAEELKRNAENGELANSFRLISVVSHIGTSSSSGHYISDVYDMKKQSWLTYNDLDVSRTQESTVQRDRDRSGYIFFYMHKNVFEELSEMEKAGGSTDASRTVLQPL from the exons ATGGCTGTTGCATTGCCGAAGCTGAGCAGTGGTGGCGCTGTCCGTATCCGCTTCACCAGCCTGGATGTGGGCACGACCAAATGGAGAGAGGGAGTGTTTGAGGTCCATGAGAGAGACAACAAAAGCAATCTGGTGTTGAAGTTTAACAGTGGTGGAGCGCCAAAATATTTTCAG TTGAACCACAATGTGAAGAATGTTGTTTTGGGCCCTATCCACAGTCAAAACCGCTTGTCGCTCACGCTGAAGGATTCAAGTGTTGTCATTTTGGAAAAATTGCCCACCACAGTCgcaaaaaaactaaaggaaTATCTAGAGGTGATTAAGCAAGGGAAGCAAACAG cTTTTAAGACGAATCAGGGAAGTGCCAGTTTTGGGTTAGTTCTTGGAAACCGGACCACACAAAACGACCCAGGTTTATCATCGTCAGAAAAGCAG ATGACCCCACGCAGGTCGAGTTTGGACAACAGAGAAGAGAGCACCCCACGAAAGCCCCTTGGGAGTCCAAGCAGAGTCACATCAACACCTGTACGAAGTGGATTATCAGAAAACAG GAGTGAGAAAAGGAAACGGTTGATGAACTCCGATACTGATTTAGTAGAGGACTACCCCAAAGAGAATGACTCCTCTAg CAACAATAAGGCCATTTCAGATGCTTCCAGGAAGTTTTTGCTCAGTTGCAAAGACAAACTGAAGCAGTCTGAGGAGAATAGGAATTCAG CTCCTCTTGGCTCTGCACCACTTCAACCATCATCCTTTTATGGCAGCAGAACAGGAACTAAAgattatacacaaacacattcccTACTAGACAG ACCTGCCAGCACGAACCAGTCACCTGCGGCTAAAAGAAGTCTGGTGCTGCCTAATCACTCCACTCCCTTTAAGAAGGTCCGCTCGTCTCTTGATTATGGTGGATGGAACAAGCTGAGACCCTCTGCTCTCAGTCAACCTCAGCCACCTTTGCAAGG GTTCTCTAACCTGGGAAACACTTGCTACATGAACGCTATACTGCAGTCACTATTCAGCCTGCCGTCTTTTTCAAACGATCTTCTAAAACAGGGGATTCAGTGGAAGCGGGTCCCTATGAATGCTCTTTTAAG GCGCTTTGCTCACCTCCTTTTGAAAAAAGACATTTCATCTCCAGAGGTAAAGAAAGACTTGCTGAGAAGGGTGAAGAATGCCATTTCCTCAACCGCTGAACGCTTTTCTGGGTACATGCaaaat GATGCCCATGAGTTTCTGAGCCAGTGTTTGGATCAGCTAAAGGAAGATGTGGAGAAGATTAATAAGAGCTGGAGAAGTGATTCATCAGCCTGGGATGAGCCCCAGAGCACACGACTTGCTGAGGAAATGGATACATCACGCATATACACATGTCCTGTTACTGTGAACATGGAGTTTGAAGTGCAACACACAATCACTTGCAAAAG TTGTGGGGAGGTGATTACAAAACGTGAGCAGTTCAATGACCTGTCGATTGACCTGCCTcgtaaaaagaaaacacttccTTTAAGATCCATTCAGGATTCGTTGGATCTTTTCTTCAGG ATGGAGGAAATCGAATATTCATGTGAGAAATGTAACGGCAAATCTGCGAGTGTCACGCATAAATTTAGCAGACTTCCAAG GGTGCTGATTCTTCATCTGAAACGGTACAGTTACAACACGCAGCTGTCTCTGAACAGCAAGCTGGGGCAGCAGGTCCTAATTCCAAAGTACCTCACACTTCTCTCCCACTGCACTGAGAACACGCGACCCCCTCTCAATCTCGGTTGGAGAGTGCAAACTGCCCT GTCTAGAACGCTGAAAACGTCACAATCTGTGAACAACCCAATGCTGCG AAAAGGTTCAGTGAAGTACGATAACACTGGCAGCATCATATGTGACTCTGACAGTGAAGAGGAATCTGCGAGGAAAGTCAGCCGCAAACACCGTCTGAGTGAATGTTTCACAGATGATGACAGGACGGAAGAGGTAGCGAAATGT GTTCAGCAGAGTAGTCAAATGGATCAATCAGAATTCACAGGCATGAACGATGATGAAATGCTGGCTGCGGTTCTTGAGATGAGTCGTCATGATGCTGGCCCCAATATTGATGAACCAACTAGCAGCCCTGACACAGGGTTTGGTGACACAGATGCTCAGGAGCTCACACAGCATTTAGATCTTTTGGAAGGAGACAAAGCATCTGGAG ACATGCTGGGCTCTTTGGACCTGACCATGGATGATAACAAAGAGAACCAGACTCCAGATGGTGGACAGGTTGAGCTAGATTGGGCGCAGCAGTACAGTTTGGATCAAGAGCGTGAGGAGCAGGAGTTACAGCAGGCACTTGCTCAGAGTCTGCAGGAACAT GAGGCAAGGGAGATGAGAGAAGATGACGAACTGAAGAGAGCAACAGAGCTCAGCTTGCAAG AGTTCAACAGCTCTCTTCCTGATCTTTTGTGCTCTGATGATGACTCGGGAAATGAGGATGCTTTAGAAATGGAGTACAGTGAAGCAGAGGCTGAGGAGTTGAAGAGAAATGCTGAA AATGGAGAGCTTGCCAACTCCTTCAGGCTCATCAGCGTGGTCAGTCACATCGGCACCAGCTCATCATCAG GCCACTACATAAGTGATGTGTATGACATGAAAAAGCAGTCCTGGCTAACCTACAATGATTTAGATGTGTCCCGTACACAAGAGTCCACTGTTCAGcgagacagagacaggagtgGATACATATTCTTCTACATGCACAA GAACGTGTTTGAGGAGTTGTCAGAGATGGAGAAGGCAGGAGGAAGCACTGACGCTAGCCGCACAGTCCTGCAACCTTTATAA
- the usp37 gene encoding ubiquitin carboxyl-terminal hydrolase 37 isoform X2 translates to MAVALPKLSSGGAVRIRFTSLDVGTTKWREGVFEVHERDNKSNLVLKFNSGGAPKYFQLNHNVKNVVLGPIHSQNRLSLTLKDSSVVILEKLPTTVAKKLKEYLEVIKQGKQTAFKTNQGSASFGLVLGNRTTQNDPGLSSSEKQMTPRRSSLDNREESTPRKPLGSPSRVTSTPVRSGLSENRSEKRKRLMNSDTDLVEDYPKENDSSSNNKAISDASRKFLLSCKDKLKQSEENRNSAPLGSAPLQPSSFYGSRTGTKDYTQTHSLLDRPASTNQSPAAKRSLVLPNHSTPFKKVRSSLDYGGWNKLRPSALSQPQPPLQGFSNLGNTCYMNAILQSLFSLPSFSNDLLKQGIQWKRVPMNALLRRFAHLLLKKDISSPEVKKDLLRRVKNAISSTAERFSGYMQNDAHEFLSQCLDQLKEDVEKINKSWRSDSSAWDEPQSTRLAEEMDTSRIYTCPVTVNMEFEVQHTITCKSCGEVITKREQFNDLSIDLPRKKKTLPLRSIQDSLDLFFRMEEIEYSCEKCNGKSASVTHKFSRLPRVLILHLKRYSYNTQLSLNSKLGQQVLIPKYLTLLSHCTENTRPPLNLGWRVQTALSRTLKTSQSVNNPMLRKGSVKYDNTGSIICDSDSEEESARKVSRKHRLSECFTDDDRTEEVQQSSQMDQSEFTGMNDDEMLAAVLEMSRHDAGPNIDEPTSSPDTGFGDTDAQELTQHLDLLEGDKASGDMLGSLDLTMDDNKENQTPDGGQVELDWAQQYSLDQEREEQELQQALAQSLQEHEAREMREDDELKRATELSLQEFNSSLPDLLCSDDDSGNEDALEMEYSEAEAEELKRNAENGELANSFRLISVVSHIGTSSSSGHYISDVYDMKKQSWLTYNDLDVSRTQESTVQRDRDRSGYIFFYMHKNVFEELSEMEKAGGSTDASRTVLQPL, encoded by the exons ATGGCTGTTGCATTGCCGAAGCTGAGCAGTGGTGGCGCTGTCCGTATCCGCTTCACCAGCCTGGATGTGGGCACGACCAAATGGAGAGAGGGAGTGTTTGAGGTCCATGAGAGAGACAACAAAAGCAATCTGGTGTTGAAGTTTAACAGTGGTGGAGCGCCAAAATATTTTCAG TTGAACCACAATGTGAAGAATGTTGTTTTGGGCCCTATCCACAGTCAAAACCGCTTGTCGCTCACGCTGAAGGATTCAAGTGTTGTCATTTTGGAAAAATTGCCCACCACAGTCgcaaaaaaactaaaggaaTATCTAGAGGTGATTAAGCAAGGGAAGCAAACAG cTTTTAAGACGAATCAGGGAAGTGCCAGTTTTGGGTTAGTTCTTGGAAACCGGACCACACAAAACGACCCAGGTTTATCATCGTCAGAAAAGCAG ATGACCCCACGCAGGTCGAGTTTGGACAACAGAGAAGAGAGCACCCCACGAAAGCCCCTTGGGAGTCCAAGCAGAGTCACATCAACACCTGTACGAAGTGGATTATCAGAAAACAG GAGTGAGAAAAGGAAACGGTTGATGAACTCCGATACTGATTTAGTAGAGGACTACCCCAAAGAGAATGACTCCTCTAg CAACAATAAGGCCATTTCAGATGCTTCCAGGAAGTTTTTGCTCAGTTGCAAAGACAAACTGAAGCAGTCTGAGGAGAATAGGAATTCAG CTCCTCTTGGCTCTGCACCACTTCAACCATCATCCTTTTATGGCAGCAGAACAGGAACTAAAgattatacacaaacacattcccTACTAGACAG ACCTGCCAGCACGAACCAGTCACCTGCGGCTAAAAGAAGTCTGGTGCTGCCTAATCACTCCACTCCCTTTAAGAAGGTCCGCTCGTCTCTTGATTATGGTGGATGGAACAAGCTGAGACCCTCTGCTCTCAGTCAACCTCAGCCACCTTTGCAAGG GTTCTCTAACCTGGGAAACACTTGCTACATGAACGCTATACTGCAGTCACTATTCAGCCTGCCGTCTTTTTCAAACGATCTTCTAAAACAGGGGATTCAGTGGAAGCGGGTCCCTATGAATGCTCTTTTAAG GCGCTTTGCTCACCTCCTTTTGAAAAAAGACATTTCATCTCCAGAGGTAAAGAAAGACTTGCTGAGAAGGGTGAAGAATGCCATTTCCTCAACCGCTGAACGCTTTTCTGGGTACATGCaaaat GATGCCCATGAGTTTCTGAGCCAGTGTTTGGATCAGCTAAAGGAAGATGTGGAGAAGATTAATAAGAGCTGGAGAAGTGATTCATCAGCCTGGGATGAGCCCCAGAGCACACGACTTGCTGAGGAAATGGATACATCACGCATATACACATGTCCTGTTACTGTGAACATGGAGTTTGAAGTGCAACACACAATCACTTGCAAAAG TTGTGGGGAGGTGATTACAAAACGTGAGCAGTTCAATGACCTGTCGATTGACCTGCCTcgtaaaaagaaaacacttccTTTAAGATCCATTCAGGATTCGTTGGATCTTTTCTTCAGG ATGGAGGAAATCGAATATTCATGTGAGAAATGTAACGGCAAATCTGCGAGTGTCACGCATAAATTTAGCAGACTTCCAAG GGTGCTGATTCTTCATCTGAAACGGTACAGTTACAACACGCAGCTGTCTCTGAACAGCAAGCTGGGGCAGCAGGTCCTAATTCCAAAGTACCTCACACTTCTCTCCCACTGCACTGAGAACACGCGACCCCCTCTCAATCTCGGTTGGAGAGTGCAAACTGCCCT GTCTAGAACGCTGAAAACGTCACAATCTGTGAACAACCCAATGCTGCG AAAAGGTTCAGTGAAGTACGATAACACTGGCAGCATCATATGTGACTCTGACAGTGAAGAGGAATCTGCGAGGAAAGTCAGCCGCAAACACCGTCTGAGTGAATGTTTCACAGATGATGACAGGACGGAAGAG GTTCAGCAGAGTAGTCAAATGGATCAATCAGAATTCACAGGCATGAACGATGATGAAATGCTGGCTGCGGTTCTTGAGATGAGTCGTCATGATGCTGGCCCCAATATTGATGAACCAACTAGCAGCCCTGACACAGGGTTTGGTGACACAGATGCTCAGGAGCTCACACAGCATTTAGATCTTTTGGAAGGAGACAAAGCATCTGGAG ACATGCTGGGCTCTTTGGACCTGACCATGGATGATAACAAAGAGAACCAGACTCCAGATGGTGGACAGGTTGAGCTAGATTGGGCGCAGCAGTACAGTTTGGATCAAGAGCGTGAGGAGCAGGAGTTACAGCAGGCACTTGCTCAGAGTCTGCAGGAACAT GAGGCAAGGGAGATGAGAGAAGATGACGAACTGAAGAGAGCAACAGAGCTCAGCTTGCAAG AGTTCAACAGCTCTCTTCCTGATCTTTTGTGCTCTGATGATGACTCGGGAAATGAGGATGCTTTAGAAATGGAGTACAGTGAAGCAGAGGCTGAGGAGTTGAAGAGAAATGCTGAA AATGGAGAGCTTGCCAACTCCTTCAGGCTCATCAGCGTGGTCAGTCACATCGGCACCAGCTCATCATCAG GCCACTACATAAGTGATGTGTATGACATGAAAAAGCAGTCCTGGCTAACCTACAATGATTTAGATGTGTCCCGTACACAAGAGTCCACTGTTCAGcgagacagagacaggagtgGATACATATTCTTCTACATGCACAA GAACGTGTTTGAGGAGTTGTCAGAGATGGAGAAGGCAGGAGGAAGCACTGACGCTAGCCGCACAGTCCTGCAACCTTTATAA
- the ybey gene encoding endoribonuclease YbeY has product MVVVLRNLQSVVSLRRARLRRDVETLKRILCVQRFDLGIVCVDNRKIQHINNIYRKKNTPTDVLSFPFYEDLRPGRLPCALHRDEYNLGDIFLGVEYIMHQCQERSWNFHETLTVVAAHGICHLLGYRHETEEEWDEMFQKENYILCEFNRLTGSHLEPLTKRSAEDR; this is encoded by the exons ATGGTTGTAGTCCTGCGAAATCTTCAAAGCGTTGTTTCGCTCCGACGCGCCAGGCTGCGCAGAGACGTGGAGACGCTGAAACGCATTTTGTGTGTCCAGAGATTCGACCTGGGCATCGTGTGTGTGGACAACCGCAAGATCCAGCATATTAACAACATCTACAGGAAAAAGAACACGCCTACAGATGTGCTGTCATTCCCCTTTTATGAG GACCTAAGACCAGGGAGGCTCCCATGCGCCCTTCACAGAGATGAATATAACCTGGGAGATATTTTCCTGGGAGTAGAATATATAATGCACCAATGTCAAGAAAGATCCTGGAATTTTCATGAAACTCTCACA GTGGTAGCTGCACATGGAATCTGTCACTTGCTCGGGTACAGACatgagactgaggaggagtgGGATGAG atgtttcaaaaagaaaattacatcCTGTGCGAATTTAACAGACTAACCGGCAGTCATCTTGAGCCTCTAACAAAGAGATCTGCAGAAGACCGGTGA
- the LOC128524064 gene encoding spermine oxidase-like — MYTISKDTKIVVVGAGFAGLAAAASLFQAGFQNVKILEAKERVGGRIFTTKPFTENIIEVGANWIHGQDGNPLYQLAKEQGLLAEARAASMSMCLPHSVTPRDYFFMEGGKQISTDTVDQVCSLFSKLTSKAFESELEDEHRALSFGDYLDVSFAKSPLATSEGGSKIFEWCKRSECTDEAASSLYEVSASQIGYYIALEGGFFNSLGPGGYQAILDHLVKDLPSGTILTNTGVKSIHWNLKTNSNGNEGKEHNHPVRVVCENDQIIKADHVIVTVSLGVLKQQARTMFEPALPKPKLGAIERLGFGTVDKIFLCFSQRFWPEDCAGIQLVWNEGPEDKTVYSNRKEDEIWKETWFKKICGFDAVARHPTVLCGWITGREAIHMETLQDREIGDVCVRLLRSFTGWSVPDVSQVLISRWGHDPHVLGSYTFIPHWVNGVKEHEALASPLPCCSQVPESKPLQVLFAGEATHVNFYTTTHGAYLSGIREAQRLINQYTH, encoded by the exons ATGTATACTATTTCCAAAGACACCAAGATTGTGGTGGTGGGTGCAGGATTTGCAGGTTTGGCTGCAGCAGCCTCTTTGTTCCAGGCTGGATTTCAGAATGTCAAGATACTTGAAGCTAAAGAGCGAGTAGGTGGAAGAATTTTCACTACTAAACCATTTACAGAGAACATTATTGAAGTTGGTGCAAACTGGATCCATGGACAGGATGGGAATCCTCTCTACCAGTTAGCCAAAGAGCAAGGCTTGCTGGCTGAGGCCAGAGCAGCAAGCATGTCGATGTGCTTGCCCCACTCTGTTACCCCACGTGATTACTTTTTCATGGAGGGTGGAAAACAGATTTCAACTGACACAGTTGATCAGGTGTGTTCCCTGTTTAGTAAACTCACCTCAAAAGCCTTTGAGTCAGAGCTGGAAGATGAACACAGAGCTCTAAGTTTTGGAGACTACCTTGATGTTTCCTTTGCTAAATCACCTTTAGCTACATCAGAAGGTGGATCAAAAATTTTTGAGTGGTGTAAAAGAAGTGAATGCACAGATGAGGCTGCTTCCTCTCTGTATGAAGTGTCTGCATCTCAGATTGGTTACTACATTGCTCTTGAGGGAGGCTTTTTTAACTCCCTGGGTCCTGGGGGTTATCAGGCAATTTTAGATCATCTTGTGAAAGATCTACCTTCAGGAACTATATTGACCAATACAGGAGTGAAAAGCATCCATTGGAACTTGAAAACAAACTCTAATGGCAACGAGGGCAAAGAACACAACCATCCTGTTAGAGTGGTCtgtgaaaatgatcagatcATTAAAGCTGACCATGTGATTGTAACTGTATCTTTGGGGGTCTTAAAACAACAAGCAAGAACCATGTTTGAACCTGCCTTACCAAAACCAAAGCTGGGTGCTATCGAGAGACTAGGCTTTGGCACAGTGGACAAGATCTTCTTGTGTTTTAGTCAACGATTTTGGCCAGAAGACTGTGCAGGAATCCAGCTTGTGTGGAATGAGGGACCTGAAGATAAGACAGTCTATAGCAATCGAAAAGAAGATGAGATCTGGAAAGAGACATGGTTTAAAAAGATCTGTGGGTTTGACGCTGTGGCCCGTCATCCTACAGTGCTCTGCGGCTGGATCACAGGCAGAGAGGCTATTCATATGGAGACACTGCAGGACAGAGAGATTGGGGATGTCTGTGTaag ATTGCTCAGGTCCTTCACTGGCTGGTCTGTTCCTGATGTGTCTCAAGTTCTGATCTCAAGGTGGGGTCATGACCCACATGTCCTAGGCTCCTATACATTCATTCCTCACTGGGTAAATGGGGTGAAAGAGCATGAGGCACTGGCATCACCTCTTCCTTGTTGTAGTCAAGTCCCAGAGAGCAAG CCTTTGCAGGTGCTGTTTGCAGGTGAAGCAACTCATGTGAACTTCTACACCACCACCCATGGAGCCTATCTGTCAGGGATCAGAGAAGCACAGAGACTCATCAACCAGTACACTCATTAA